In Sphingopyxis sp. FD7, a single window of DNA contains:
- a CDS encoding OmpW/AlkL family protein encodes MKTRTLPLIALVGALALPGQAFAKAGDVQFKLLATYVAPDGKISDVKTDLIGLPAGTQAKADDNVTPTVAIEYFVSDAISLETIAGVTQHDVDGRGALDGATLVSDAKIVPATLTLKYHFGKDGGVRPYVGVGPSYFIFIDEKPGATTRALGATRQKMGDKLGAALQAGIDIPLGGKGLALSIDAKRYFLRPTATWYAGGTEVLKTRHRLDPWVISTGVAFRF; translated from the coding sequence ATGAAGACCAGAACGCTTCCGCTCATCGCGCTCGTCGGCGCGCTTGCGCTGCCCGGCCAGGCATTTGCCAAGGCGGGCGACGTCCAGTTCAAGCTGCTCGCGACCTATGTCGCCCCCGACGGCAAGATCAGCGACGTCAAGACCGACCTGATCGGCCTGCCCGCGGGCACGCAGGCCAAGGCCGACGACAATGTCACGCCGACGGTCGCGATCGAATATTTTGTCTCCGACGCCATCTCGCTCGAAACCATCGCGGGGGTGACGCAGCATGACGTGGACGGGCGCGGCGCGCTGGATGGCGCAACGCTGGTGTCCGACGCAAAGATCGTTCCCGCGACGCTGACGCTCAAATATCATTTCGGCAAGGACGGCGGCGTGCGGCCCTATGTCGGCGTCGGCCCCAGCTATTTCATCTTCATCGACGAAAAGCCGGGCGCGACGACGCGCGCGCTGGGCGCGACGCGGCAAAAGATGGGCGACAAGCTCGGCGCCGCGCTCCAGGCCGGGATCGACATTCCGCTGGGCGGCAAGGGGCTGGCGCTGTCGATCGACGCCAAACGCTATTTCCTGCGTCCGACCGCGACCTGGTATGCCGGCGGCACCGAAGTGCTGAAGACGCGGCACAGGCTCGATCCGTGGGTGATCAGCACCGGGGTCGCCTTCCGTTTCTGA
- a CDS encoding Crp/Fnr family transcriptional regulator yields the protein MSDCATCIVRNRAICASLNPAELAALSRMGRKQKVRAGQTLLWEGDGAPVVANVLEGVLKLVVSTADGREQIVGVVFPSDFIGRPFGKESPYSVTAMTDAEVCIFNRNNFDEFAGSHPDLQQKLLRRTLDELDRARHWMMLLGRKSASEKVASFLLEMSERLAGQGCRSGARDGFELPFGRQQIADILGLTIETTSRQLTRMRADGLLDLPSRREIVIHDRAAMEVMAG from the coding sequence GTGTCCGATTGTGCGACCTGTATTGTCCGAAACCGCGCCATCTGCGCGAGCCTCAACCCCGCGGAACTGGCTGCGCTGAGCCGGATGGGGCGCAAGCAGAAGGTGCGCGCCGGCCAGACGCTCCTGTGGGAAGGCGATGGCGCGCCCGTGGTCGCCAACGTGCTCGAAGGTGTGCTCAAGCTCGTCGTCTCGACTGCCGACGGGCGCGAGCAGATCGTCGGCGTCGTCTTTCCGTCCGATTTCATCGGTCGCCCGTTCGGCAAGGAAAGCCCCTATAGCGTCACCGCGATGACCGACGCCGAAGTCTGCATCTTCAATCGCAACAATTTCGACGAATTTGCGGGATCGCATCCCGATTTGCAGCAGAAGCTGCTCCGTCGCACGCTCGACGAGCTCGACCGGGCGCGGCACTGGATGATGCTGCTCGGGCGGAAATCGGCGTCGGAGAAGGTCGCGTCCTTCCTGCTCGAAATGTCCGAGCGCCTGGCGGGGCAGGGGTGCCGGTCGGGCGCGCGCGACGGCTTCGAACTGCCGTTCGGACGCCAGCAGATCGCCGACATACTGGGGCTGACGATCGAAACGACAAGCCGCCAGCTGACGCGGATGCGCGCCGACGGTCTGCTCGATCTGCCCTCACGCCGCGAGATCGTGATCCACGACCGCGCGGCGATGGAGGTCATGGCGGGATAG
- a CDS encoding universal stress protein, which yields MKNILIHAAGDEGLTTRIESALAIGRRFGSHLSFLISSPYQQFIAADPFGGVYLAKEQLAQAQIADAELEKRLRAELEREDVPWDIAVADGDALSTMALAATLADLSLVSLGAADRRGRHASTIAADLALTVPVPVLALPVEAPPIDLDAPVMVAWNGSPQAASALRAGVALMRDAASVTLVTVGDDDGRVAAEDALRYMSRHGVHGELRREAKGMDASEEVLVRVADEIGAGLVVMGAFGRSRLRETLFGGVTRFMLDVAPAPLLLMH from the coding sequence ATGAAGAATATCCTCATTCACGCCGCGGGCGACGAAGGCTTGACCACGCGGATCGAAAGCGCGCTGGCGATCGGTCGCCGCTTTGGCTCGCACCTCAGCTTTCTGATCAGTTCGCCCTATCAGCAATTTATCGCAGCCGATCCGTTCGGCGGCGTCTATCTGGCAAAAGAGCAGTTGGCGCAGGCCCAGATCGCCGATGCCGAGCTGGAAAAGCGACTGCGCGCCGAGCTCGAGCGCGAGGATGTGCCATGGGACATTGCGGTGGCGGACGGCGATGCGCTGTCGACGATGGCGCTTGCTGCGACGCTGGCCGATCTTTCCCTCGTCTCGCTTGGCGCGGCCGACCGGCGAGGGCGGCATGCGTCGACCATCGCCGCCGACCTGGCGCTTACGGTCCCGGTGCCGGTTCTTGCGCTGCCCGTTGAAGCGCCACCGATCGACCTCGACGCGCCGGTGATGGTGGCGTGGAACGGCAGTCCGCAGGCGGCGAGCGCGCTGCGCGCCGGCGTGGCGCTGATGCGTGACGCCGCCTCGGTCACGCTGGTGACGGTTGGCGACGACGACGGCCGCGTCGCGGCAGAGGATGCGCTGCGCTATATGTCGCGGCACGGCGTCCACGGCGAGCTGCGCCGCGAGGCGAAGGGAATGGATGCTTCCGAAGAAGTGCTGGTTCGCGTCGCCGACGAGATCGGCGCCGGGCTGGTCGTCATGGGCGCCTTTGGCCGGTCGCGGCTGCGCGAAACCTTGTTCGGCGGCGTCACGCGTTTCATGCTCGACGTCGCGCCCGCGCCCCTGCTGCTCATGCACTAG
- a CDS encoding trypsin-like serine peptidase: MMQSDERSRCLLDLVRRDRPRWLQHGQTIARREVTKAQESVGAAGIAQDELVALTERLSPELPAAALSPGEVDTLEAIVHTELRPALLVQDGTFLPPPEEWRHLETYRAGIDRAIARTCRIETEGGIALDWVGTGFVVAPDLVATNRHVVQEFASYEPGRGWRIHDGVAVRADFRQEIGSTAVADVPVTGIWGVHDRFDIAILQMRPGLCPSPIPAGLANLAAQRDVVVIGYPAYDSRRNDAAVMDRIFRGIYNVKRVQPGRIMLRDTANYLLRHDSSTLGGNSGSPVIDVRTGRLIGIHFRGQYLRWNDAVDIS, encoded by the coding sequence ATGATGCAAAGCGACGAACGGTCCCGCTGCCTGCTCGACCTCGTCCGGCGTGACCGGCCCCGCTGGTTGCAGCACGGCCAAACGATTGCGCGGCGCGAAGTGACGAAGGCGCAGGAATCGGTGGGCGCCGCCGGAATCGCGCAGGACGAACTGGTCGCGCTGACCGAACGCCTGTCGCCCGAACTGCCCGCCGCCGCGCTGTCGCCGGGCGAGGTTGATACGCTGGAGGCGATCGTCCACACCGAATTGCGCCCCGCGCTGCTGGTGCAGGACGGCACCTTTCTGCCGCCGCCGGAAGAATGGCGGCATCTTGAAACCTATCGCGCGGGGATCGACCGGGCGATTGCGCGGACATGCCGGATCGAAACGGAGGGCGGCATCGCGCTCGACTGGGTCGGCACCGGCTTTGTCGTCGCGCCCGACCTCGTCGCGACCAATCGCCATGTTGTGCAGGAGTTCGCGTCCTACGAACCCGGCCGCGGCTGGCGCATCCACGACGGCGTCGCGGTGCGCGCCGATTTCCGGCAGGAGATCGGCAGCACCGCGGTCGCCGATGTGCCGGTGACGGGTATCTGGGGCGTCCATGATCGCTTCGACATCGCCATCCTGCAGATGCGACCCGGCCTGTGTCCCAGCCCGATCCCGGCGGGCCTCGCCAATCTGGCGGCGCAGCGTGATGTCGTGGTCATCGGCTATCCCGCCTATGACTCGCGCCGCAACGACGCCGCCGTCATGGACCGCATCTTTCGCGGCATCTATAATGTGAAGCGTGTGCAGCCGGGACGGATCATGCTGCGTGACACCGCCAATTACCTGCTGCGTCACGACAGCTCGACGCTGGGCGGCAATTCGGGATCGCCGGTGATCGACGTCCGGACCGGCCGTCTCATCGGCATTCACTTTCGCGGGCAATATCTGCGCTGGAACGACGCGGTCGACATTTCCTGA
- a CDS encoding JmjC domain-containing protein has translation MLDMAPPPAVDRVRLLCGSDARAVAPLLDAAASAVEVAAGVRLLRGGGAVWRGQPRAVAKRLAATLRPRPGRDEIRAFDSCAGTVAARNLGEAIVDADRVAETIDSGGTVVFQKVDSLDFHWHRLARAFEGAARQPAQVNVYAGAPGAPGLEWHRDPHDVLILQLAGAKIFAVERDAGAADIALVPGDILWLSRGVGHRATNGAAGSIHASLGLLHWMRDAMAVPVIDRRPLARPVARCPLSIEERGAALLGWRPFRKLPPDVAGGELLRPDLLALIHLARGESFLDLGGFRRALGGEEARMIEAGLCPPSLRQWLGTRLRPARVLAELIAPLDPGET, from the coding sequence ATGCTTGACATGGCGCCGCCGCCCGCCGTCGATCGGGTGCGCCTGCTTTGCGGCAGCGATGCGCGTGCCGTCGCCCCACTGCTCGACGCGGCTGCGTCGGCGGTTGAGGTTGCCGCAGGCGTGCGCCTGCTGCGCGGTGGCGGGGCGGTCTGGCGCGGGCAACCCAGAGCGGTCGCCAAGCGGCTCGCGGCCACGCTGCGACCCCGGCCCGGCCGCGACGAGATACGCGCGTTCGACAGCTGCGCGGGCACCGTCGCCGCGCGCAATCTGGGCGAAGCGATCGTCGACGCCGACCGCGTGGCCGAGACGATCGACAGCGGCGGCACCGTCGTGTTCCAGAAAGTCGACAGCCTCGATTTCCACTGGCACCGGCTGGCGCGCGCGTTCGAGGGGGCGGCGCGCCAGCCCGCCCAGGTGAATGTCTATGCGGGCGCGCCGGGCGCGCCGGGACTGGAATGGCACCGCGACCCGCACGACGTACTGATCCTGCAATTGGCGGGCGCCAAGATTTTTGCGGTCGAGCGCGATGCGGGCGCCGCCGACATCGCGCTCGTCCCCGGCGACATATTGTGGCTGAGCCGCGGCGTCGGGCATCGCGCGACGAACGGCGCAGCGGGGTCGATCCATGCCTCGCTTGGCCTGCTCCACTGGATGCGCGACGCGATGGCGGTGCCGGTCATCGACCGGCGGCCGCTCGCTCGGCCGGTTGCCCGCTGTCCGCTGAGCATCGAAGAGCGCGGCGCCGCGCTGCTCGGTTGGCGCCCGTTTCGCAAGCTGCCCCCCGATGTGGCGGGCGGCGAGCTTCTGCGGCCCGACCTGCTCGCGCTGATCCACCTCGCGCGGGGCGAGTCCTTTCTCGATCTTGGCGGGTTTCGCCGCGCGTTGGGCGGCGAAGAGGCAAGGATGATCGAAGCGGGGCTTTGTCCGCCGAGCCTGCGGCAGTGGCTCGGAACCCGTCTGAGGCCGGCGCGCGTCCTGGCCGAGCTGATCGCGCCGCTCGATCCGGGAGAAACATGA
- a CDS encoding radical SAM/SPASM domain-containing protein — protein sequence MNAATIEAAEAGIGAERPARLAAMLRPERDAVAALLLDRARDLLSFLRPGASVPPACAETDELPPEVGQAPRAKPALRPAGSDGAAALAALNETRRWLRARLAPDDARAFDRLIHLGAAPASGLAMIPAPALGLTDPAFAAAEPMPVEGPPTGLGSLVLIAKLTRHCNLRCTYCTDWREGPGNQMTAATQALMVRRVAEDRSIAAARFIWHGGEPSLLGVRKMLGFLWLQARLRRQGQIFTNSIQTNAAALPDRAVALWRLFDFKVSVSLDGPRAIHDRQRRTARGGASFDAVIDGIARLREAGIFAGVLIVVTPEIAAYPIERLVGELVDAGVHAAGFLPVRPDAGTGEGPYLPPAAFSDFLIRLFDLLRTRPDLRFDVREIDALHAAWQRQPTGFCELNGPCLGGYFGIEPDGTVRHCDKFLGSASHALGNLAERSFADIRASAGMAALKQREAERWLRLRSCAWYGHCKGWCPHESHIAALRGETGRCCGLAPVFDHFTALATAERLSA from the coding sequence ATGAACGCCGCGACGATCGAGGCCGCCGAAGCGGGGATCGGGGCCGAGAGGCCCGCGCGGCTCGCGGCCATGCTGCGGCCGGAGCGCGATGCGGTCGCGGCGCTGCTGCTCGATCGCGCGCGTGACCTCTTGTCCTTCCTGCGGCCGGGGGCGTCGGTGCCGCCGGCTTGCGCCGAAACGGACGAACTGCCGCCCGAGGTCGGGCAGGCGCCGCGCGCCAAGCCCGCCTTGCGTCCCGCGGGCAGCGACGGCGCCGCGGCGCTTGCTGCGCTCAATGAAACGCGCCGCTGGCTGCGCGCCCGGCTGGCGCCCGATGACGCACGGGCGTTCGACCGGCTGATCCATCTGGGCGCTGCGCCTGCGAGCGGGCTGGCGATGATTCCCGCGCCCGCGCTCGGCCTTACCGACCCGGCCTTCGCGGCGGCCGAACCGATGCCCGTCGAGGGGCCGCCGACGGGCCTGGGCAGTCTCGTGCTGATCGCGAAGCTGACCCGGCATTGCAATTTGCGCTGCACCTATTGCACCGACTGGCGCGAAGGGCCGGGGAACCAGATGACCGCGGCGACGCAGGCGCTGATGGTGCGGCGCGTCGCCGAGGACCGGTCGATCGCGGCGGCGCGCTTCATCTGGCACGGCGGCGAACCCAGCCTGCTCGGCGTGCGCAAGATGCTGGGCTTTCTGTGGCTACAGGCGCGACTGCGGCGGCAGGGGCAGATATTTACCAATTCGATCCAGACCAACGCCGCCGCGCTGCCCGACCGGGCGGTCGCGCTGTGGCGGCTGTTCGACTTCAAGGTCAGCGTCAGCCTCGACGGACCGCGCGCGATCCACGACCGCCAGCGGCGCACGGCGCGCGGAGGCGCATCGTTCGATGCCGTCATCGACGGGATCGCGCGGCTGCGCGAAGCGGGCATCTTTGCCGGGGTGCTGATCGTCGTGACGCCGGAGATCGCGGCCTATCCGATCGAAAGGCTGGTCGGCGAACTGGTCGACGCGGGTGTCCACGCAGCGGGATTCCTGCCCGTGCGGCCCGACGCGGGGACCGGCGAGGGCCCCTATCTGCCGCCCGCCGCCTTTTCCGATTTCCTGATTCGTCTGTTCGACCTGCTCCGCACACGCCCCGACCTGCGCTTCGACGTCCGCGAGATCGACGCGCTGCACGCGGCATGGCAGCGCCAGCCGACGGGTTTCTGCGAGCTCAACGGCCCCTGCCTTGGCGGTTATTTCGGGATCGAGCCCGACGGCACGGTGCGCCACTGCGACAAGTTTCTGGGGTCGGCCAGCCACGCGCTCGGCAATCTGGCCGAGCGCAGCTTTGCCGATATTCGCGCAAGCGCCGGGATGGCGGCGCTGAAGCAGCGCGAGGCCGAGCGCTGGCTGCGGCTGCGGTCGTGCGCCTGGTATGGCCATTGCAAAGGCTGGTGTCCGCACGAGAGCCATATCGCCGCGCTGCGCGGCGAGACTGGGCGCTGTTGTGGGCTGGCTCCGGTGTTCGATCATTTCACGGCGCTCGCGACCGCCGAAAGGCTGAGCGCATGA
- a CDS encoding RiPP maturation radical SAM C-methyltransferase, producing MNAPVKRSRRRAAVSQEAAPEAKEVASARSVHSIALVAAPFNSFRRPSIQVGLLAALARQCGWSARTHHLFLDFAVMIGSEFYERIANDRGVAVGDWLFSVKAFGPDAPDPDGRAMLAAFDLKDAEQLLIVRRDVVPRFVRLAAEEIARSNPTVVGFTSTFQQTAAAIAIARRLRSMLPRARFLFGGANFERDMAAEWIAHVPEVELVLSGEADDSFPALLRAIDAGEGIDRVTGLSWRDDDGTVRQNKPAKMITALDCNPTPDYTEYFDRAEYLGLVQIGLRNDVRIPFESARGCWWGEHSHCVFCGLNALTMKFRSKSPDRVWTELAELAERHRSYHFEAVDNIIDRDYRGALLPRLSAADATYDIFYEVKSNLKPDEIRDMADAGIRTIQPGIESLSTPVLKLMRKGVRGLDNVNLLRWSAHYGVAVSWNVLWGFPGEKTEFYAEQADLFRHLHHLQPPSAGLRVWLERYSPLFKDEASFPKTCRKPERSLDFIVPARIDKEAIAYFFEYELENTLADRDFDGMAEAIGVWKEAWMRDWRPQLRYFSSPGVVTVEDSRHAPEPRLTRLTGRDARIFQALLEKPLSAGRVAELIDEPLQRVERSLRLLSHEGLIASEGGLHLSLALPARRR from the coding sequence ATGAATGCCCCCGTCAAGAGGTCGCGCCGCCGCGCGGCCGTCTCGCAGGAGGCTGCGCCAGAGGCGAAGGAAGTGGCGTCGGCGCGATCGGTTCATTCGATCGCGCTGGTCGCCGCCCCCTTCAACTCCTTTCGCCGCCCCTCGATCCAGGTCGGCCTGCTCGCCGCGCTCGCACGCCAGTGCGGCTGGAGTGCGCGAACGCACCATCTGTTCCTCGATTTTGCGGTGATGATCGGCAGCGAATTTTACGAGCGGATCGCCAATGATCGCGGCGTGGCGGTGGGCGACTGGCTGTTTTCGGTCAAGGCTTTCGGTCCCGATGCGCCCGATCCCGACGGACGCGCGATGCTCGCGGCTTTCGACCTCAAGGACGCCGAGCAATTGTTGATCGTCCGGCGCGATGTGGTGCCGCGCTTCGTCCGGCTGGCGGCCGAAGAGATTGCGCGATCGAACCCAACGGTCGTCGGTTTCACCTCGACCTTTCAACAGACTGCGGCGGCGATTGCGATTGCCCGGCGGCTGCGATCGATGCTGCCGCGGGCGCGCTTCCTGTTCGGCGGCGCCAATTTCGAGCGTGACATGGCGGCCGAATGGATCGCGCATGTGCCCGAGGTCGAGCTGGTGCTGAGCGGCGAGGCCGACGACAGCTTTCCGGCGCTGCTCCGTGCCATTGACGCGGGCGAGGGGATCGACCGCGTCACCGGGCTGAGCTGGCGCGACGATGACGGGACGGTGCGGCAGAACAAACCCGCGAAGATGATCACCGCGCTCGATTGCAATCCGACCCCCGATTACACCGAATATTTCGATCGCGCCGAATATCTGGGCCTCGTCCAGATCGGGCTGCGCAACGACGTCCGTATCCCCTTTGAAAGCGCGCGCGGATGCTGGTGGGGTGAGCATAGCCACTGCGTCTTTTGCGGGCTCAACGCGCTGACGATGAAGTTCCGGTCGAAGTCGCCTGACCGGGTGTGGACCGAGCTTGCCGAGCTCGCCGAGCGGCATCGGAGTTATCATTTCGAGGCTGTCGATAACATCATCGATCGCGATTATCGCGGCGCGCTGCTGCCCAGGCTGTCGGCGGCGGATGCGACCTATGACATTTTCTATGAGGTCAAATCGAACCTGAAACCCGACGAGATTCGCGACATGGCGGATGCGGGAATCCGCACGATTCAGCCGGGAATCGAAAGCCTGTCGACCCCGGTGCTGAAGCTGATGCGCAAAGGCGTGCGCGGGCTCGACAATGTCAACCTGCTGCGCTGGTCGGCCCATTATGGCGTCGCGGTGAGCTGGAACGTGCTGTGGGGCTTTCCGGGCGAAAAAACCGAATTTTATGCCGAACAGGCGGATTTGTTCCGCCATCTGCACCATTTGCAGCCACCCTCGGCGGGGCTGCGCGTGTGGCTCGAACGCTATAGCCCGCTGTTCAAGGACGAAGCGAGCTTTCCCAAGACATGCCGCAAGCCCGAACGCTCGCTCGACTTCATCGTGCCCGCGCGGATCGACAAGGAGGCAATCGCCTATTTCTTTGAATATGAGCTGGAAAACACGCTGGCCGACCGCGATTTCGACGGCATGGCCGAGGCGATCGGGGTCTGGAAAGAGGCGTGGATGCGCGATTGGCGCCCGCAACTGCGCTATTTCTCGTCGCCCGGCGTCGTCACCGTCGAGGACAGCCGCCACGCGCCCGAACCGCGGCTGACGCGCCTGACCGGACGCGACGCGCGCATTTTCCAGGCGCTGCTCGAAAAGCCGCTGAGCGCCGGGCGTGTCGCCGAGCTGATCGACGAACCGCTCCAGCGCGTCGAGCGCTCGCTGCGCCTGCTGAGCCATGAAGGGCTGATCGCGAGCGAAGGCGGGCTGCATCTGTCGCTGGCGCTGCCGGCGCGGCGGCGATGA
- a CDS encoding UTRA domain-containing protein: MNPARRIRDEIAAAIRSGEWRPGDRVPTEQELAARHGCARATVSKALGELAAAGLVERRRKAGTFVAHPPVHSAVMAVPDLAELIAARGEAYRWSLNAMRIESDGVAQCPPPALRVEGIHFAAGEAFALETRFIALDEVPDAANADFRAEAPGTWLLGHIPWTEARHVIRAVTPTRSEAAQLGVTMRAACLELDRTTWRAGRVVTHVRQLFRGDRFDLVAEFNAGT; the protein is encoded by the coding sequence ATGAACCCCGCGCGGCGCATTCGCGACGAGATCGCCGCGGCGATCCGCTCGGGCGAATGGCGCCCCGGCGACCGCGTACCGACCGAACAAGAACTTGCCGCGCGCCATGGCTGTGCGCGCGCGACGGTGAGCAAGGCGCTGGGCGAACTCGCCGCGGCCGGGCTGGTCGAGCGCCGCCGCAAGGCGGGCACCTTCGTCGCGCACCCGCCGGTCCATTCGGCGGTGATGGCGGTGCCCGACCTAGCCGAACTGATCGCCGCGCGGGGTGAAGCCTATCGCTGGTCGTTGAACGCGATGCGCATCGAATCGGACGGGGTGGCGCAGTGCCCGCCGCCTGCGCTGCGCGTCGAGGGGATACATTTCGCAGCGGGCGAAGCTTTCGCGCTGGAAACGCGCTTCATCGCGCTCGACGAGGTGCCCGATGCGGCGAATGCCGACTTTCGGGCGGAAGCGCCCGGCACCTGGCTGCTTGGCCATATTCCGTGGACCGAGGCGCGCCATGTGATCCGGGCGGTGACGCCGACGCGGAGCGAGGCGGCGCAACTCGGCGTGACGATGCGCGCCGCCTGCCTCGAGCTCGATCGCACCACCTGGCGTGCTGGCCGCGTCGTCACTCACGTCCGGCAATTGTTCCGCGGCGACCGTTTCGACCTCGTCGCCGAATTCAACGCCGGGACGTGA
- a CDS encoding formimidoylglutamate deiminase, translated as MASLWFERAWIGDRLEKDVRLRIAGTRIEAIETGVAAVAGEERHRAALPGLCNVHSHGFQRGMAGLSERRSRPDDNFWSWREIMYRFLDRLTPEDVAAITAQAYAEMLEGGFTRVGEFHYLHHDPAGAPYADRAEMAGAIVEASAVTGIGLTLLPVFYAHGNFGAAAPSHGQRRFLNDIDGFASLLDASRAKLVGDANIGVAPHSLRAVTPGELAALLQISPTGPVHIHAAEQVKEVADCIAWSGARPVEWLLDNAGVDERWCLIHSTHLDESEALRLAASGAVAGLCPITEANLGDGIFSAVDYLAAGGRFGVGTDSNILIDAAGELRALEYSQRLAHRARALLADEAAPFVGANLFGRAVHGGAQALGVPAGLAVGQAADIVSLDLDHPSFAGTDEATLLDRWIFAARGGAIDCVWRAGEKRVEKGRHIAADAIAAAYRACLDRLLA; from the coding sequence ATGGCTTCGCTTTGGTTCGAGCGCGCGTGGATCGGCGATCGGTTGGAAAAGGACGTGCGGCTCCGCATCGCGGGCACGCGGATCGAAGCGATCGAAACCGGGGTTGCGGCGGTGGCGGGCGAAGAGCGCCACCGCGCCGCGCTGCCCGGCCTGTGCAACGTCCACAGCCACGGTTTCCAGCGCGGCATGGCGGGGCTTTCGGAACGGCGCAGCCGCCCGGACGATAATTTCTGGAGCTGGCGCGAGATCATGTACCGCTTCCTCGACCGGCTGACGCCCGAGGATGTCGCGGCGATCACCGCGCAGGCCTATGCCGAGATGCTCGAAGGCGGCTTCACGCGCGTCGGCGAGTTCCACTATCTCCACCACGATCCGGCGGGGGCACCCTATGCCGACCGGGCCGAGATGGCGGGCGCGATCGTCGAGGCGAGCGCGGTAACGGGCATCGGCCTGACGCTGCTGCCCGTCTTTTACGCGCATGGCAATTTCGGCGCGGCGGCGCCGAGCCACGGCCAACGGCGTTTCCTCAATGACATCGACGGCTTTGCCTCACTGCTCGACGCGTCGCGGGCAAAGCTCGTCGGCGACGCCAATATCGGCGTTGCCCCGCATTCGCTGCGCGCGGTGACGCCGGGCGAATTGGCGGCGCTGCTGCAAATCTCACCGACCGGGCCGGTGCATATCCATGCCGCCGAGCAGGTGAAGGAGGTTGCCGATTGCATCGCCTGGAGCGGTGCGCGACCGGTCGAATGGTTGCTGGACAACGCGGGAGTCGATGAGCGCTGGTGCCTGATTCATTCGACCCATCTCGACGAGAGCGAAGCGCTGCGCCTTGCCGCCAGCGGTGCGGTGGCGGGGCTGTGCCCGATCACCGAGGCCAATCTTGGCGACGGCATCTTCTCGGCGGTCGATTATCTCGCGGCAGGCGGGCGCTTCGGGGTCGGCACCGACAGCAACATATTGATCGATGCGGCGGGCGAACTGCGCGCGCTCGAATACTCACAGCGGTTGGCGCATCGCGCGCGGGCGCTGTTGGCGGATGAAGCCGCGCCCTTCGTCGGCGCCAATCTGTTCGGCCGTGCCGTCCACGGCGGCGCGCAGGCGCTCGGCGTGCCCGCGGGGCTCGCCGTCGGCCAGGCCGCCGACATCGTATCGCTCGACCTCGATCATCCTTCCTTCGCCGGGACCGACGAGGCGACCCTGCTCGACCGCTGGATCTTCGCGGCGCGCGGCGGGGCGATCGATTGCGTGTGGCGCGCGGGCGAAAAGCGCGTCGAAAAGGGGCGCCATATCGCGGCGGACGCTATCGCCGCCGCCTATCGCGCCTGCCTCGACCGGCTGCTCGCATGA